The Branchiostoma lanceolatum isolate klBraLanc5 chromosome 10, klBraLanc5.hap2, whole genome shotgun sequence genome has a window encoding:
- the LOC136443440 gene encoding nucleoside hydrolase-like isoform X2: MGKKASPKARPVLLLSVALAVVLLALSVGLGVGLSVRTRDRAGQQEEKLVILDVDPGIDDAIAMLMVLSQPAVRVLAVTCVRGNARDVQQGCRNALRVLRVAGRMDISLYVGASLQLMGHDVFDHTYWSGVDGMGDVPDVNAPDYSLINQSEHAALTLIQMSKAYPNQITLIALGPLTNVALARRMDPDISSRFKEIIIMGGNIRGVGNMDIAAEFNFWMDPEAAQVVLREYKCPMKVVPWEVCQEHGLEWDFFSSWLTADTPKVRFIRDITNNLTQRLQQDGMLTYMCCDPLATAVVMDNSLAQTVSNVYATVETKGEFTRAQMVVDWGRLSQKRPNIDVMQNLDMARYKELLTEAVH, encoded by the exons ATGGGGAAAAAGGCTTCCCCAAAAGCGAGGCCTGTCCTCTTGCTGTCGGTG GCGCTTGCAGTGGTCCTTCTGGCACTTTCCGTTGGACTTGGGGTTGGCTTAAGTGTTAGAACAAGGGATCGTGCTGGACAACAGG AGGAGAAGCTTGTTATTCTTGACGTGGACCCCGGGATTGATGACGCCATCGCCATGTTGATGGTGCTATCCCAGCCTGCTGTGCGCGTGTTGGCGGTCACGTGTGTGAGAGGGAACGCACGTGACGTACAGCAGGGATGTCGGAACGCGCTGAGGGTGTTACGGGTCGCCGGGCGCATGGAT ATCTCTCTGTACGTAGGGGCGTCGCTCCAACTCATGGGCCATGACGTTTTTGACCACACTTACTGGAGCGGAGTCGACGGCATGGGAGATGTACCTGACGTCAACGCACCTGACTACAGCCTCATCAATCAATCAG AACACGCCGCATTAACGTTGATACAGATGTCGAAGGCCTACCCGAACCAGATCACACTGATCGCCCTCGGTCCGCTCACTAACGTGGCCCTGGCCAGGAGGATGGACCCGGACATTTCCTCACGCTTTAAGGAGATCATCATCATGGGAGGCAACATCAGAG GAGTCGGTAACATGGACATAGCTGCGGAGTTTAACTTCTGGATGGACCCGGAGGCGGCGCAGGTTGTTCTGCGGGAGTACAAGTGTCCCATGAAGGTTGTACCGTGGGAGGTCTGTCAAGAACACGGACTGGAATGG GATTTCTTCTCAAGCTGGTTAACTGCAGACACGCCTAAGGTTCGCTTCATCCGGGACATTACAAACAACCTGACCCAACGACTTCAACAAGACGGCATGCTGACGTATATGTGCTGTGACCCCTTGGCAACCGCCGTTGTTATGGACAACTCCCTGGCACAAACCGTCTCTAATGTATACGCCACCGTAGAAACAAAGGGCGAGTTTACAAGAGCACAAATGGTTGTAGATTGGGGAAGGTTAAGTCAGAAACGTCCTAATATTGACGTCATGCAAAACCTTGACATGGCTCGATATAAAGAACTTTTGACCGAAGCAGTACATTAA
- the LOC136443423 gene encoding N(G),N(G)-dimethylarginine dimethylaminohydrolase 1-like — translation MSLPDSTMTDSFPKFTRALVRQVPDSIRDHSEGVKVYDEDRWYQTLPKPEPIDVAKAREEHARYTQTLRDLGLDVIVLPADESTPDCPFVEDTCVVVGNRALITRPEGEPRRREVDCVENCLKELGLEVHRIHDEEATLEGGDVVFTGKEFFVGASVMSNKAGREILADTFPEYPVHAIPVAWPEFHLKGVACCAAPGVIALGKNKQGKKAWQTILKKSDFAYEPLWVPDGPVAVDCIHVNGTVIHCSEKEGPNSIEVFAEKLADFKRVPFSIGELGKTDAALSCCSLLF, via the exons ATGAGCCTACCCGACAGCACAATGACCGACAGCTTCCCGAAGTTTACCCGAGCCCTGGTTCGGCAGGTTCCGGACTCTATTCGTGACCACTCGGAAGGCGTCAAAGTTTACGATGAAGACCGATGGTACCAAACTCTGCCGAAACCGGAGCCTATAGATGTTGCTAAAGCTCGAGAGGAGCATGCGCGGTACACACAGACCCTGAGGGACCTGGGGCTGGACGTTATCGTCCTACCTGCGGACGAGTCCACTCCGGACTGCCCGTTTGTGGAGGACACCTGCGTGGTGGTCGGCAACAGGGCGCTGATCACCAGGCCGGAAGGAGAGCCCAGGAGACGAGAG gTTGACTGTGTGGAGAATTGTCTGAAAGAACTTGGACTGGAAGTCCACAGGATCCATGATGAAGAGGCGACACTGGAGGGTGGTGACGTGGTTTTCACAG GAAAGGAGTTCTTTGTAGGCGCCTCAGTAATGTCCAACAAAGCAGGCCGGGAAATCCTGGCCGACACGTTCCCAGAGTACCCTGTGCACGCCATCCCTGTGGCCTGGCCGGAGTTCCACCTGAAGGGCGTGGCCTGCTGTGCGGCTCCGGGTGTTATCGCACTGGGGAAAAACAAGCAGGGCAAGAAAGCTTGGCAG ACGATTCTGAAGAAAAGTGACTTCGCCTACGAACCCCTGTGGGTGCCGGACGGCCCCGTTGCTGTGGACTGTATTCACGTGAACGGAACCGTCATTCACTGTAGCGAGAAGGAGGGGCCCAACAGTATAGAG GTATTTGCGGAGAAACTGGCTGACTTCAAGCGGGTGCCATTTTCTATCGGCGAGTTGGGGAAGACGGACGCAGCCCTGTCTTGCTGTTCTCTCCTTTTCTAG
- the LOC136443440 gene encoding nucleoside hydrolase-like isoform X1, producing MGKKASPKARPVLLLSVALAVVLLALSVGLGVGLSVRTRDRAGQQVEEKLVILDVDPGIDDAIAMLMVLSQPAVRVLAVTCVRGNARDVQQGCRNALRVLRVAGRMDISLYVGASLQLMGHDVFDHTYWSGVDGMGDVPDVNAPDYSLINQSEHAALTLIQMSKAYPNQITLIALGPLTNVALARRMDPDISSRFKEIIIMGGNIRGVGNMDIAAEFNFWMDPEAAQVVLREYKCPMKVVPWEVCQEHGLEWDFFSSWLTADTPKVRFIRDITNNLTQRLQQDGMLTYMCCDPLATAVVMDNSLAQTVSNVYATVETKGEFTRAQMVVDWGRLSQKRPNIDVMQNLDMARYKELLTEAVH from the exons ATGGGGAAAAAGGCTTCCCCAAAAGCGAGGCCTGTCCTCTTGCTGTCGGTG GCGCTTGCAGTGGTCCTTCTGGCACTTTCCGTTGGACTTGGGGTTGGCTTAAGTGTTAGAACAAGGGATCGTGCTGGACAACAGG TAGAGGAGAAGCTTGTTATTCTTGACGTGGACCCCGGGATTGATGACGCCATCGCCATGTTGATGGTGCTATCCCAGCCTGCTGTGCGCGTGTTGGCGGTCACGTGTGTGAGAGGGAACGCACGTGACGTACAGCAGGGATGTCGGAACGCGCTGAGGGTGTTACGGGTCGCCGGGCGCATGGAT ATCTCTCTGTACGTAGGGGCGTCGCTCCAACTCATGGGCCATGACGTTTTTGACCACACTTACTGGAGCGGAGTCGACGGCATGGGAGATGTACCTGACGTCAACGCACCTGACTACAGCCTCATCAATCAATCAG AACACGCCGCATTAACGTTGATACAGATGTCGAAGGCCTACCCGAACCAGATCACACTGATCGCCCTCGGTCCGCTCACTAACGTGGCCCTGGCCAGGAGGATGGACCCGGACATTTCCTCACGCTTTAAGGAGATCATCATCATGGGAGGCAACATCAGAG GAGTCGGTAACATGGACATAGCTGCGGAGTTTAACTTCTGGATGGACCCGGAGGCGGCGCAGGTTGTTCTGCGGGAGTACAAGTGTCCCATGAAGGTTGTACCGTGGGAGGTCTGTCAAGAACACGGACTGGAATGG GATTTCTTCTCAAGCTGGTTAACTGCAGACACGCCTAAGGTTCGCTTCATCCGGGACATTACAAACAACCTGACCCAACGACTTCAACAAGACGGCATGCTGACGTATATGTGCTGTGACCCCTTGGCAACCGCCGTTGTTATGGACAACTCCCTGGCACAAACCGTCTCTAATGTATACGCCACCGTAGAAACAAAGGGCGAGTTTACAAGAGCACAAATGGTTGTAGATTGGGGAAGGTTAAGTCAGAAACGTCCTAATATTGACGTCATGCAAAACCTTGACATGGCTCGATATAAAGAACTTTTGACCGAAGCAGTACATTAA